One part of the Pelagicoccus sp. SDUM812003 genome encodes these proteins:
- a CDS encoding 3-oxoacyl-ACP synthase III — MKIRSSVIDSLAYVSPPTAWSSADIESKLAPLYQRLRLPEGRLELMTGIKERRFWDNPVRPSEIAAQAGRKALAQSTISAEQIEVCIHSSVCRDMLEPATASFAHRLMGLPEGVQVFDVSNACLGFLNSISLLSAMIDAGQIKAGIVVSGENGKPLLERTIQQLLGGEHTRKSIKPFFANLTIGAGAVAAIVCHESLSPGGHRVLGGSVLADTSSNDLCKGDASLGGDGLEMQTDSEEMLHAGVSLAKRTWAAFKKELDWSEATPDRVITHQVGAAHQRLLFESLGLQMEKDYSSYQTFGNTGSAALPITLAKAAEDGAVKAGDKLALLGIGSGLNCLMMGVEW, encoded by the coding sequence GTGAAGATTCGGTCGTCCGTCATCGATTCTCTCGCTTACGTTTCGCCGCCCACTGCATGGAGCAGCGCCGATATCGAATCGAAGCTAGCTCCACTGTATCAGCGTCTTCGCCTGCCGGAGGGCCGCCTAGAGCTGATGACGGGCATCAAGGAACGTCGCTTCTGGGATAATCCGGTGCGTCCCTCGGAAATCGCCGCCCAAGCGGGACGCAAGGCCCTCGCCCAATCGACAATCTCCGCTGAGCAAATCGAAGTCTGTATCCACTCTTCGGTATGTCGGGACATGCTCGAACCGGCTACCGCATCGTTCGCCCACCGTCTGATGGGCTTGCCAGAGGGAGTGCAGGTCTTCGATGTCTCTAACGCGTGCTTGGGCTTCCTAAACTCCATCAGCCTGCTTTCCGCCATGATCGACGCCGGACAGATCAAGGCTGGCATCGTGGTGTCAGGCGAAAACGGAAAGCCCTTGCTGGAACGCACTATACAGCAGTTGCTCGGCGGCGAACACACTCGCAAGTCGATCAAACCGTTTTTCGCCAACCTTACCATTGGGGCTGGAGCGGTGGCTGCGATCGTCTGCCACGAATCCCTCTCTCCCGGCGGTCATCGGGTTCTAGGAGGTAGTGTGCTGGCGGATACATCTAGCAACGACCTTTGCAAAGGCGACGCGAGCTTGGGCGGAGATGGATTGGAGATGCAGACCGACTCCGAGGAAATGCTGCATGCCGGAGTATCCCTCGCGAAACGAACTTGGGCAGCGTTCAAGAAGGAACTCGACTGGAGCGAAGCGACTCCGGACAGAGTGATCACGCATCAAGTCGGCGCGGCCCATCAACGCCTTCTTTTCGAGAGTTTGGGACTGCAGATGGAAAAGGACTATTCTTCGTATCAGACATTTGGAAACACGGGCTCCGCCGCGTTGCCGATCACTTTGGCTAAAGCTGCTGAAGATGGAGCGGTGAAAGCGGGCGACAAGCTTGCTCTGCTCGGAATCGGAAGCGGTTTGAACTGTCTCATGATGGGGGTGGAGTGGTGA
- a CDS encoding NAD(P)/FAD-dependent oxidoreductase, giving the protein MGKNWLEGVEDEYDVVVIGSGLGGLTSANVLAKCGHRVLLLEHHYQFGGLATWFKRPGKHIFDISLHGFPYGMVKSCRKYWTKEIADSIVQLKDVRFINPEFDVWTTFDRQDFTRILVEDFKLEREKVEGFYTHLRQMNFYDDDQRTTGELFEEFFPGRHDVHRLLMEPIAYANGSTMSDPAITYGIVFSNFMSKGVFTFQGGTDALVGKMVEELERNGAKLCKNVLVKQVLVDEVDGQKKISGVVIEGRTRDSEADNIKTVRCNAVVSNANVVSTVKNLVGSEQFSDQYLKELDAVRINSSSCQVYMGIKEGESIPNIGDLVFTSEAPTFSSEELTDLHTTSRTFSVYYPETRPGSDRYTVVASLNAQYVDWRNLSDEEYETHKQRLIEESLVSLEKYIPGVRDKIDHLEAATPRTISHYTRHPNGTSFGTKFEGLKCSMELPQQIRGLYHAGSVGIIMSGWLGTMNYGVITANKVDKQLAADRAGASKESVA; this is encoded by the coding sequence ATGGGCAAAAACTGGCTAGAAGGCGTAGAGGACGAATACGACGTTGTCGTGATCGGTAGCGGTTTGGGCGGATTGACTAGCGCCAACGTGCTCGCCAAGTGCGGCCATCGAGTTTTGCTGCTGGAGCACCACTACCAGTTCGGAGGCTTGGCCACTTGGTTCAAGCGCCCGGGAAAGCACATTTTCGACATCTCCCTGCACGGATTTCCCTACGGCATGGTCAAATCCTGTCGCAAGTATTGGACCAAGGAGATCGCCGACTCCATCGTGCAGCTCAAGGACGTGCGCTTCATCAATCCGGAGTTTGACGTTTGGACGACCTTCGATCGGCAGGACTTCACCCGTATCCTGGTAGAGGATTTCAAGCTGGAGCGCGAGAAGGTGGAAGGCTTCTACACCCATCTGCGCCAGATGAATTTCTACGACGACGACCAGCGCACTACCGGCGAGCTGTTCGAGGAGTTTTTCCCGGGCCGCCACGATGTGCACCGTCTGCTGATGGAACCGATCGCGTACGCCAACGGCTCCACCATGAGCGATCCGGCGATCACCTATGGCATCGTCTTTTCGAACTTCATGAGCAAAGGCGTCTTCACCTTCCAAGGCGGCACCGATGCGCTGGTGGGCAAGATGGTGGAGGAGCTGGAGCGCAACGGGGCCAAGCTTTGCAAGAACGTGCTGGTCAAGCAGGTCCTTGTCGACGAGGTCGATGGGCAGAAGAAGATCTCCGGCGTGGTCATCGAAGGGCGCACTCGAGACAGCGAAGCGGACAATATCAAGACGGTGAGGTGCAACGCGGTGGTGTCCAACGCCAACGTGGTCAGCACGGTGAAGAACCTGGTGGGCTCGGAGCAGTTTTCCGATCAGTACCTCAAGGAGCTCGACGCGGTGCGCATCAACAGCAGCTCCTGCCAGGTCTACATGGGGATCAAGGAAGGGGAAAGCATTCCGAACATCGGGGATCTGGTATTCACCTCCGAGGCTCCGACTTTCAGCAGCGAGGAGTTGACCGATCTGCACACCACCAGCCGGACCTTCTCGGTGTACTATCCGGAAACGCGTCCTGGCTCGGACCGCTACACGGTGGTGGCGTCGTTGAACGCTCAATACGTAGACTGGCGGAACCTCAGTGACGAGGAGTACGAGACTCACAAGCAGCGCCTCATCGAAGAGTCGCTTGTATCCCTGGAAAAATACATTCCGGGCGTGCGCGACAAGATCGACCACCTGGAAGCGGCTACGCCACGTACCATAAGCCACTACACCCGCCATCCGAATGGCACATCGTTCGGTACGAAATTCGAAGGTCTGAAATGTTCCATGGAACTGCCCCAGCAGATTCGCGGACTGTACCACGCTGGATCGGTCGGCATCATCATGTCCGGCTGGCTCGGCACCATGAACTACGGCGTGATCACCGCTAACAAGGTAGACAAGCAACTTGCCGCGGATCGCGCTGGAGCCTCCAAAGAGAGCGTCGCCTAA
- a CDS encoding HDOD domain-containing protein produces the protein MTKQEVLDFLTHEFALSNLPESFQKLREISNDPHSDIQDVVAVVRKDVELAARLLKLANSSLFSRGEHTETIEQAAQKLGMRRVVESSLAIGLIKEISIDPEVFDTINFWKRSLTIAKITEDVFELIPHFLKARIEKNLLYTAGLLHDVGILAMIQGFSDEMVSVVDYAVAEDLPIYVAERNRWGFSHQDIGRILFKKWNLPESLQAAAGYHHNPVDLKRRIYAPLVDIIYVADYTYSVREEMPFRDPCKPVMYPEVWKRIGIDPTELVELEDSLVEAKSHAEMLLAS, from the coding sequence ATGACCAAACAAGAGGTTCTCGACTTTCTCACTCACGAATTCGCTCTCTCCAACCTTCCGGAGTCCTTCCAGAAGCTGAGGGAGATATCGAACGATCCCCATTCCGACATCCAGGACGTGGTCGCGGTGGTCCGAAAGGATGTCGAACTTGCCGCCCGTTTGCTCAAGCTGGCGAATTCCTCCCTCTTCAGCCGAGGCGAGCACACCGAAACCATCGAGCAGGCCGCCCAAAAGCTGGGCATGCGACGCGTGGTGGAGAGCTCTCTGGCCATCGGACTGATCAAGGAAATCTCCATCGATCCGGAGGTTTTCGATACTATCAACTTTTGGAAGCGCAGCCTCACCATCGCCAAGATCACCGAGGACGTCTTCGAGCTCATTCCCCACTTCCTGAAGGCCCGCATCGAGAAGAATCTGCTCTACACGGCGGGCTTGCTGCACGACGTCGGCATCCTCGCCATGATCCAGGGATTCAGCGACGAAATGGTTTCCGTTGTCGACTACGCCGTCGCGGAGGATCTGCCGATCTACGTAGCCGAGCGAAACCGCTGGGGTTTCTCCCATCAAGACATCGGTCGCATTCTCTTCAAGAAGTGGAACCTGCCGGAGTCTCTGCAGGCGGCCGCCGGCTACCACCACAACCCGGTCGATCTCAAGCGACGCATTTACGCCCCGCTGGTAGATATCATCTACGTGGCCGACTACACCTATAGCGTGCGTGAGGAAATGCCTTTCCGGGATCCCTGCAAACCTGTCATGTACCCGGAAGTCTGGAAGCGCATCGGCATCGACCCCACCGAGCTTGTGGAGCTCGAGGACAGCCTCGTCGAAGCCAAGTCCCACGCGGAAATGCTGCTCGCCAGCTAA
- the tcdA gene encoding tRNA cyclic N6-threonylcarbamoyladenosine(37) synthase TcdA: MAETKANYEFRFGGIGRLYGVKALETFRRARVCVVGIGGVGSWIVEALARSGVGHLTLVDLDDICESNINRQIHALDGAIGASKVETMAERCRAINPDIQVGVVHSFLTERNAEEILSAGFDYVIDAIDSSKHKVAMIVACRQAKVPVLTIGGAGGRVDPTQIQIADLSRSFHDPLLQRVRKLLRQQHGFPRERRRKFHIDCVFSPEEPRFPEACDMEDGGGSSLRLDCSSGYGAATHITGGFGFFAVSAVLKALAAKAPSAVIDPRATPAT, from the coding sequence ATGGCGGAAACGAAAGCGAACTACGAATTCAGATTTGGCGGCATCGGGCGGCTCTACGGGGTCAAGGCCTTGGAAACGTTTCGCCGGGCTCGCGTCTGCGTGGTGGGCATCGGAGGCGTAGGCTCCTGGATCGTCGAAGCGCTGGCTCGCTCAGGCGTAGGCCACCTTACTCTCGTCGATCTGGACGATATCTGCGAAAGCAACATCAACCGCCAGATCCACGCCCTGGACGGCGCCATCGGGGCCTCCAAAGTAGAAACCATGGCCGAGCGCTGCCGAGCGATCAACCCGGATATCCAGGTCGGCGTGGTGCATAGCTTTCTCACCGAGCGCAACGCCGAGGAAATCCTGTCCGCGGGCTTCGACTACGTGATCGACGCCATCGACAGCTCGAAACACAAGGTGGCGATGATCGTGGCCTGCCGCCAAGCCAAGGTTCCCGTGCTCACCATTGGCGGAGCGGGCGGCCGGGTGGATCCCACTCAAATCCAAATAGCCGATCTAAGTCGCTCCTTCCACGATCCGCTGCTGCAACGCGTGCGCAAGCTGCTGCGCCAGCAGCATGGATTCCCTCGCGAACGGCGGCGAAAGTTTCACATCGACTGCGTATTCTCACCAGAGGAACCTCGCTTTCCCGAGGCTTGCGACATGGAAGACGGCGGCGGCTCCAGTCTGCGTCTCGACTGCTCCAGCGGCTACGGGGCCGCGACGCACATCACGGGAGGATTCGGATTCTTCGCCGTCTCCGCGGTGCTCAAAGCCCTCGCCGCGAAAGCTCCGTCCGCCGTGATCGACCCTCGGGCCACTCCCGCGACCTAG
- a CDS encoding 3-hydroxyacyl-ACP dehydratase FabZ family protein has product MASEEILQAIPHRPPFLFVDEIVEQTDDYLTTRRFVSETESFFEGHYPGNPIMPGVIISEAVFQTGAIYLTRLLADEILEDPELVPVLTKISDARFKSIVKPNETLYITARYKEKLGRFIFMDGSVKTEDGRRVMTVSFSVALAKAPKDEA; this is encoded by the coding sequence ATGGCTAGCGAAGAAATCCTCCAAGCGATTCCTCACCGACCTCCGTTTCTGTTTGTAGACGAAATCGTCGAGCAGACGGACGACTACCTGACCACGCGGCGCTTCGTTTCCGAAACGGAGTCCTTTTTCGAAGGCCATTATCCGGGCAATCCCATCATGCCGGGCGTGATCATCTCGGAAGCGGTGTTTCAGACGGGAGCGATCTACCTGACTCGTCTGCTCGCGGACGAGATTCTCGAAGATCCCGAACTGGTGCCGGTGCTGACCAAGATATCGGATGCTCGTTTCAAGAGCATCGTGAAGCCCAACGAGACCTTGTACATCACCGCTCGCTACAAGGAAAAGCTCGGACGCTTCATCTTCATGGATGGTTCGGTGAAGACGGAGGATGGCCGCAGAGTGATGACGGTTTCCTTCAGCGTGGCTTTGGCAAAGGCTCCCAAGGACGAAGCGTAG
- a CDS encoding peptidylprolyl isomerase: MAKTKIKLETNAGDIVLKLFPDIAPKACENFATHVENGYYDGIIFHRVIKEFMLQCGDPTGTGRGGKSIWGKPFEDECTPDAKFDKTGILAMANAGPSTNGSQFFITTAKTPWLNMRHTIFGEVVEGYEVVQAIETVPTDGMDKPIEEQKIIKATVIE; encoded by the coding sequence ATGGCCAAGACCAAAATCAAACTTGAAACCAACGCTGGCGATATCGTGCTGAAGCTCTTTCCCGATATCGCGCCAAAAGCCTGCGAGAACTTCGCCACGCACGTGGAAAACGGCTACTACGACGGCATCATCTTCCATCGTGTGATCAAGGAATTCATGCTTCAGTGCGGCGACCCGACCGGCACAGGACGCGGCGGCAAGTCCATCTGGGGCAAGCCTTTCGAAGACGAGTGCACGCCTGACGCCAAGTTCGACAAGACCGGCATCCTGGCCATGGCCAACGCCGGTCCCAGCACCAACGGCAGCCAATTCTTTATCACCACCGCCAAGACGCCGTGGCTCAACATGCGCCACACCATTTTCGGCGAAGTCGTAGAAGGCTACGAGGTAGTGCAGGCGATCGAGACCGTTCCCACCGACGGGATGGACAAGCCGATCGAAGAGCAAAAGATCATCAAGGCGACCGTCATCGAATAA
- a CDS encoding SDR family oxidoreductase produces the protein MGFLNLEGKNVLVMGVANRKSVAWFVAKTLEEEGAKVIYSVRSEARKESAAKLLKDRPVYVCDVENPDQVKRLATEIGRDFGAVHGIVHSIAFANYSEGFKPFHETKREDYLQATAISSFSIVEVANAFKPILDNKASVVAISISSLTITAANYGYMSPVKAALDSSIRYLAKSFSKDTEVRFNTVNPGTLKTSASAGIPGYLESYLYSEKLTYRKRALNTQEVANAVAFLISDRSSGMNGASMVLDAGMGLNYFDEEVVRLAMRPEEGNKDA, from the coding sequence ATGGGCTTTCTGAATCTAGAAGGAAAAAACGTGCTCGTAATGGGCGTGGCCAATCGCAAGAGCGTGGCCTGGTTCGTGGCGAAAACCCTTGAGGAGGAAGGGGCGAAGGTCATCTACAGCGTGCGCTCGGAAGCTCGCAAGGAAAGCGCCGCCAAACTGCTCAAGGATCGTCCGGTCTACGTTTGCGATGTGGAGAATCCCGACCAAGTGAAGCGTCTGGCGACGGAGATCGGTCGAGATTTCGGCGCAGTTCACGGCATCGTGCACTCCATCGCCTTCGCCAACTACAGCGAAGGCTTCAAGCCCTTCCACGAAACCAAGCGGGAGGACTACTTGCAGGCCACCGCGATCTCCTCCTTCTCGATCGTGGAAGTCGCCAACGCCTTCAAGCCTATCCTCGACAACAAGGCATCGGTGGTGGCTATCAGCATATCGTCTCTGACCATAACGGCAGCGAATTATGGATACATGTCGCCGGTCAAAGCCGCTCTCGATTCTTCGATCCGCTACTTGGCAAAGTCCTTCAGCAAGGACACCGAGGTCAGGTTCAACACCGTCAATCCCGGAACGCTGAAGACGAGCGCCTCGGCAGGCATTCCGGGGTATTTGGAGAGCTATCTCTACAGCGAAAAACTGACCTATCGTAAGCGCGCTTTGAATACGCAGGAAGTTGCCAACGCGGTGGCGTTTCTCATCAGCGATCGCTCCAGCGGCATGAACGGCGCCAGCATGGTCTTGGACGCGGGCATGGGACTGAACTATTTCGACGAGGAAGTCGTGCGCCTGGCCATGCGCCCGGAAGAGGGGAACAAAGACGCGTGA
- a CDS encoding TonB-dependent receptor, with protein MSNTLQRLKRPTLCVAGACLCGTASLFAQEVVELPALSVNANRLLPLQRDLSSPSLELSALDLDSGAYGDITEALESYPGYGAYRRTSSLVAHPSTQGIRLRNIGANATSRSLVLLDGVPQNDPFGAWIYWHEIDSQPLESVRLAPGANGGLWGNFGSSGLISFATKEPIAGAQRLQLGLSDLGRFELEGDTAIALSESLTLDIGGRYFETDGFHTLSEPQRGPVDRKADSQSEGLSARLRWEAGPDWRMHLKTSAFSENRGNGTAVARNSTDALNLSLLAERALDSKGSRLNLSAYLQDRSFENVYASVADDRASERPALDQFDVPASSAGASVVYRRQFDEQTDFSIGVDARQVSGDVNERFRNLGDGFTRLRRAGGEQRFLGLFLTHGLSLSENDRVAASLRFDRVSQKDGYRIEIDTENEVTLIDRHYDDREDDFISGDLAWRHQISDTHDIGLSLSSGFRAPTLNELYKPFRVKNDITEADPLLANERFNSIEADWNAALRNDQQLSVSVFHYEISEVIANALITTESGFDPRFGFIPQGGSGSVRANLDKSEVTGMELSYLAPLGQSLRAEARLMFSDSEILSDELSQFEGLAFPQAAPWRGNLALFWDPNEKLSLWGRYQWSDKAYEKLSPDSRLGETGSLNLGASYQFTESQRLSVSIENALDERNVAGISSDGLISLDAPRELRLYWSWRR; from the coding sequence ATGTCGAATACGCTACAACGACTTAAACGACCAACCCTGTGCGTCGCCGGCGCTTGCCTGTGCGGCACGGCATCGCTCTTCGCCCAGGAAGTGGTGGAACTGCCCGCGCTCTCGGTGAACGCCAACCGCCTGCTGCCCCTGCAACGTGACCTGTCGAGCCCGTCGTTGGAACTCAGCGCCCTAGACCTTGATTCAGGAGCGTACGGCGATATCACCGAAGCCTTGGAAAGCTATCCCGGCTACGGGGCCTACCGACGCACCAGCAGCCTCGTCGCCCACCCCTCGACGCAGGGGATCCGACTGAGAAACATCGGAGCCAACGCCACCTCGCGAAGCCTCGTTCTGCTCGATGGCGTTCCCCAGAACGATCCGTTCGGGGCATGGATCTACTGGCATGAAATCGACTCCCAGCCTCTGGAAAGCGTGCGTCTGGCCCCGGGCGCGAACGGCGGCCTCTGGGGAAACTTCGGCAGCAGCGGCCTCATTTCCTTCGCGACCAAGGAGCCAATTGCCGGGGCGCAGCGGCTTCAGCTTGGCCTAAGCGACCTCGGGCGATTCGAACTGGAAGGCGACACCGCGATCGCCCTTTCGGAATCGCTCACCTTGGACATTGGGGGACGCTACTTCGAAACCGACGGCTTCCACACCCTCAGCGAACCCCAACGAGGCCCCGTGGACCGCAAGGCCGATTCGCAAAGCGAAGGCCTCAGCGCCCGTCTGCGCTGGGAGGCCGGACCGGACTGGCGCATGCACCTCAAAACCAGCGCCTTCAGCGAAAACCGGGGCAACGGCACCGCCGTCGCTCGGAATTCGACAGACGCCCTCAACCTGTCGCTGCTCGCGGAGCGGGCCCTCGATAGCAAGGGGTCCCGACTAAACCTCTCGGCCTACCTGCAGGATCGCAGCTTCGAAAACGTCTACGCATCCGTGGCCGACGACCGAGCAAGCGAGCGGCCGGCCCTCGACCAGTTCGACGTGCCAGCTTCGTCAGCAGGCGCGTCGGTCGTCTACCGTCGCCAATTCGACGAGCAAACCGACTTCAGCATCGGCGTGGACGCTCGGCAGGTCTCGGGCGATGTCAATGAACGCTTTCGCAACCTGGGCGATGGATTCACCCGCCTTCGCAGGGCGGGCGGAGAGCAGCGTTTTCTGGGACTGTTCCTCACCCATGGCCTTTCCCTCTCCGAAAACGACCGCGTCGCGGCTTCGCTCCGATTCGACCGCGTATCCCAAAAAGATGGATACCGCATCGAAATCGACACCGAAAACGAAGTCACGTTGATCGATCGCCACTACGACGATCGCGAAGACGACTTCATCTCCGGCGACCTGGCTTGGCGTCATCAGATTTCCGATACGCACGATATCGGACTCAGCCTATCCAGCGGTTTTCGAGCTCCCACGCTCAACGAACTCTACAAGCCGTTTCGCGTGAAGAACGACATCACCGAGGCCGACCCGCTTCTGGCCAACGAGCGCTTCAACAGCATCGAAGCGGATTGGAATGCAGCGCTGCGAAACGACCAACAGCTTAGCGTATCCGTTTTTCACTACGAAATCTCCGAAGTCATCGCCAACGCCCTGATCACTACCGAATCCGGCTTCGATCCCCGTTTCGGCTTCATCCCGCAGGGCGGATCCGGCAGCGTGCGAGCCAACCTGGACAAAAGCGAGGTCACAGGCATGGAGCTCAGCTATCTGGCGCCACTCGGCCAGAGCCTGCGCGCCGAAGCTCGCCTGATGTTCTCCGACAGCGAGATCCTCTCTGACGAGCTCAGCCAGTTCGAAGGGCTCGCCTTTCCCCAAGCAGCGCCGTGGCGGGGTAATCTCGCTCTGTTTTGGGATCCAAACGAAAAGCTTTCCCTCTGGGGCCGCTACCAGTGGAGCGACAAGGCCTACGAAAAGCTCAGTCCGGACTCGCGGCTCGGCGAAACGGGTTCCCTCAACCTGGGAGCGAGCTACCAGTTCACCGAGAGCCAGCGCCTCAGCGTGAGCATCGAAAACGCCTTGGACGAACGCAACGTGGCCGGAATCAGCAGCGACGGACTGATCTCCCTCGACGCCCCTCGCGAGCTGCGCCTCTACTGGAGCTGGCGACGCTAG
- a CDS encoding MBL fold metallo-hydrolase — translation MRITDLNREGGIGSNSLLVEAGPFTFVVDAGLHPKLAGNQAMPDFAHIEDRHIDFVMVTHCHLDHIGSLPILLQQHPEARVLMSLPSQMLVERMLHNSCNVMKRQKAELRIAEYPLFTHEDVERIANRFEPLKYEQTLSFERAGQTLTLTLHQAGHVAGAGGFEVHHDGHSVFFTGDVLFDDQRTIGGARFPQPKRFDAMVIETTRGGTERAEGITRASEVHRLLGTIRATLERGGSILIPVFALGRMQELLTLINEARKDGRLPRCPVFGAGLGLDIADYFDQISKRTQLIRYSRKTAKELRLKRPPRQLKPGKEPPEQGIYILSSGMLVERTPSYQLAATLLAHGRNSICFVGYCDPDTPGGKLLETKPGQTFVFEAFDYQCQVRAQVERFEMSGHADREEILAFALAAEPKTIMLTHGDPDARDWFSAQLNDAEHSVRVIDPPPLQAVELFE, via the coding sequence ATGCGAATCACGGATTTGAATAGAGAAGGCGGCATCGGCTCCAACTCGCTCCTAGTGGAGGCTGGCCCCTTCACCTTCGTCGTGGACGCCGGTCTGCATCCGAAACTGGCAGGAAACCAGGCCATGCCGGACTTCGCCCACATCGAGGATCGTCACATCGACTTCGTGATGGTGACCCACTGCCACCTCGACCACATCGGCTCGCTTCCCATTCTCCTCCAACAGCATCCCGAAGCTCGAGTCCTCATGAGCCTGCCCAGCCAAATGCTGGTCGAGCGCATGCTGCACAATTCCTGCAACGTCATGAAACGGCAGAAGGCGGAGCTGCGCATCGCGGAATACCCACTTTTCACCCATGAGGACGTGGAGCGAATCGCCAATCGTTTCGAGCCTTTGAAATACGAGCAGACCCTCAGCTTCGAGAGAGCTGGGCAAACGCTTACCCTCACCCTCCACCAAGCTGGACACGTAGCCGGCGCCGGCGGCTTCGAGGTCCATCACGACGGCCATAGCGTCTTCTTCACCGGCGATGTGCTCTTCGACGATCAGCGCACCATTGGCGGAGCACGCTTTCCGCAGCCCAAGCGCTTCGATGCCATGGTGATCGAAACCACCCGCGGCGGCACCGAGCGGGCCGAAGGCATCACCCGAGCCAGCGAGGTTCACCGTCTGCTGGGAACCATTCGGGCCACGCTGGAGCGAGGCGGCTCGATCCTCATTCCCGTTTTCGCCCTAGGCCGCATGCAGGAGCTGCTGACCCTGATCAACGAAGCCCGCAAGGACGGACGCCTGCCGCGTTGTCCCGTCTTCGGCGCGGGGCTAGGCCTCGATATCGCCGACTACTTCGATCAGATCTCCAAGCGCACCCAGCTGATTCGATACAGCCGCAAAACCGCCAAGGAGCTGCGTCTTAAGCGGCCGCCGCGTCAGCTCAAGCCAGGCAAGGAACCGCCCGAGCAAGGCATCTACATCTTGAGCAGCGGCATGCTGGTCGAGCGAACGCCTAGCTACCAGCTCGCCGCTACCCTGCTGGCCCACGGGCGAAACAGCATCTGCTTCGTCGGCTATTGCGATCCGGATACGCCGGGCGGCAAGCTGCTGGAAACCAAGCCAGGACAAACCTTCGTTTTCGAAGCCTTCGACTATCAGTGCCAGGTCCGCGCTCAAGTCGAGCGCTTCGAGATGAGCGGCCACGCGGATCGCGAGGAAATCCTGGCCTTCGCCCTGGCCGCGGAGCCCAAGACCATCATGCTCACCCATGGCGACCCGGATGCGCGCGACTGGTTCTCCGCTCAACTCAACGACGCCGAACACTCCGTGCGGGTCATCGATCCGCCGCCCCTTCAAGCGGTCGAGCTCTTCGAATAA
- a CDS encoding alpha/beta fold hydrolase: MKTEYPFSPKRLKLSCGHELSYLDEGSGFPVVMVHGNPTWSYFYRNVVKKLSGVFRCIVPDHIGCGLSDKPGDAYSYRLDQRIEDLGELIDALDLERFDLVVHDWGGVIGLGAALQRFEKLRRVTILNTAAFVDSRIPARIALCRAPVFGKLIVQGLNGFAGPAVKMAVSKRRLSDEVKRGFLYPYGSWSNRRAVYEFVKDIPMHVSHPSFNTLIEVENQLLKLRKRDVTILWGGKDFCFSDHFMERWKRFLPDATAFHYPEAGHYILEDERESCCEAIYQMADYDED; this comes from the coding sequence TTGAAAACTGAATACCCATTTTCGCCCAAGCGACTCAAGCTCTCGTGCGGCCACGAGTTGAGCTATCTCGACGAAGGCAGCGGCTTTCCGGTGGTGATGGTTCATGGGAACCCGACTTGGTCGTATTTCTATCGCAACGTGGTGAAAAAGCTTTCCGGGGTTTTTCGCTGCATCGTGCCGGATCATATCGGCTGCGGACTTAGCGATAAGCCAGGCGATGCCTACAGCTATCGTCTGGATCAGCGCATAGAGGATCTGGGCGAGCTTATCGATGCTCTGGATCTGGAGCGCTTCGACCTAGTGGTGCATGACTGGGGCGGAGTGATCGGTCTTGGCGCTGCCCTGCAGCGATTCGAAAAGTTGCGTCGTGTCACAATTTTGAATACAGCGGCGTTCGTCGATTCCCGCATACCCGCTCGCATCGCCCTGTGCCGCGCCCCCGTCTTCGGCAAGCTGATCGTGCAGGGGCTCAATGGATTCGCTGGTCCGGCGGTGAAGATGGCGGTGAGCAAGCGTCGTTTGAGCGACGAGGTGAAGCGGGGCTTCCTCTATCCTTACGGCAGTTGGTCGAATCGTCGGGCGGTTTACGAATTCGTGAAGGACATTCCTATGCACGTTTCCCATCCGAGCTTCAATACGCTGATCGAAGTGGAGAACCAGCTATTGAAGCTGCGCAAGCGGGACGTGACGATCTTGTGGGGCGGAAAGGACTTTTGCTTCAGCGATCATTTCATGGAACGCTGGAAGCGATTTCTCCCGGACGCCACCGCGTTTCACTACCCGGAAGCTGGACACTACATACTGGAAGACGAGCGGGAATCCTGCTGCGAGGCGATCTATCAGATGGCTGATTACGACGAGGATTGA